DNA sequence from the Thauera sedimentorum genome:
GAGGCCGCCAATCAACCCACCGACAAGGAAACTCGATGAAAGCACTGCCCAGCCGTCTTGCCCTGACCCTCATGGCCGGCCTGACCGCCCTGGCCGCCCAGGCTGCGGAGCCGACGGCAACCGTCAACGGCAAGGCCGTCCCGTCCTCGCGGCTCGAAGTCATGCTCACCGAACAGCGTGCCCAGGGCGCTCCGGACAGCCCGCAACTGCGCGAGGCGGTGCGCGAGGAACTGATCCGCCGGGAGATCCTCTCCCAGGAAGCCGCCAAGCTCGGCCTGGACAAGAAGACCGACGTGCAGGCGCAGATGGATCTCGCCCGCCAGGCCATCCTGATCCGCGCCTACCTGCAGGACTGGGTGAAGACCAACCCGGTCACCGACGCCGACATCCGCAAGGAATACGACCAGATCGTCGCGCGCATGGGCAGCAAGGAATACAACCCGCGCCACATCCTGGTGGAAACCGAGGAAGCAGCCAAGGACATCATCGCCAAGCTGCGCTCGGGCGCCAAGTTCGAGGACCTCGCCGCGCAGTCGATCGATCCGGGCTCCAAGGAGCGCGGCGGCGACCTGGGCTGGGCCAACCCCGGCATGTTCGTCAAGCCGTTCTCCGAGGCCATGGTGAAGCTGGAAAAGGGCGAGTACACCGCGATGCCGGTGAAGAGCGACTTCGGCTTCCACGTCATCCAGATGCAGGACATCCGCCCGACCAAGGCGCCGGCCTTCGACGAGGTCAAGCCGCAGCTGCAGCAGCGCATGCAGCAGCAGAAGGTGGAGCAGCACATTGTCGACCTGCGCGGCAAGGCCGAGGTGAAGTAAGCCTTTTGTAGCCGGACAAGGAAAAAGCCGACCCACGGGTCGGCTTTTTTGTTTCGTCCTTCATGCAAGGCGGCCTGGCATGCTGTCGCCGCCAGGCCGCCCTGCAATCAGAAATCTTCTTCGCTCAGTTCCAGCGCGCCGGCCGCGCCATTGACCACGGCGTAGGACAGGCCGGCGGCCTGCGACAGCACGTGATCCGCGTAGAAACGCGCAGTGACGATCTTGCTGCGGTAGAAGCCGGCGTCGCCGCTGCCCTCCTCCAGACGGCGAGCGGAAACCAGCGCCGCACGCGCCATCTGCCAGCCGCCGGCAACGATGCCGAACAGCTTCAGGAAGGGTACCGAACCCACGTGGGCGGCCTTGATGTCCTGGCCGTAGGTCGCGACGATGTAGGACGCCGCCTCTTCCAGCGCCTTGACGCCTTCGCCCAGCGAGCGGCGGATCGCCGCCATGGCCTCACCCTGCGCCTCGCCCAGTTCGGCTTCCACCTTGCGCATCTCGGCGATCACGCCCTTGATCGTCTCCCCGCCTTCGCGGGCGATCTTGCGGCCGATCAGGTCGTTGGCCTGGATTGCGGTGGTGCCTTCGTAGATCGGCGTGATGCGGGCGTCGCGCAGATGCTGCGCCGCGCCGGTTTCCTCGATGAAGCCCATGCCGCCATGCACCTGCACGCCGGTCGAGGCGATATCCACCGAGTTTTCGGTGCACCAGCCCTTGACCACCGGGATCATCAGGTCGACGAAAGCCTGATTCTGCGCACGCACCGCGTCATCCGGGTGCATGTGGGCCATGTCGGTGGCCGCGCCGACGACATAGGCGAGCGCCCGCATCGCTTCGGTCTGGCTCTTCATGGACATCAGCATGCGGCGCACATCCGGGTGATGCAGGATGTTCACCTTGGGGCCGCCACGCACACCGACTTCGGTGCCCTGCACGCGGTCCTTGGCGTACTGCAGCGCGTGCTGGTAGGCACGCTCGGACAGCGCCAGGCCTTCCATGCCGACGGCGAAGCGCGCCTCGTTCATCATGATGAACATGTACTCCAGGCCGCGGTTCGGCTCACCGATCAAGGTGCCGACCGCCCCGCCGTTGTCGCCGAAGGCCAGCACGCAGGTGGGGCTGGCGTGGATGCCGAGCTTGTGCTCGATGGACACGCAATGCACGTCGTTGCGCGCGCCCGGCGTGCCGTCGGCGTTCACCATGAACTTCGGCACCACGAACAGCGAGATGCCCTTCACGCCTTCCGGTGCGTCCGGCAGGCGGGCCAGCACCAGGTGGATGATGTTGTCGGTGAGGTCGTGCTCGCCGTAGGTGATGAAGATCTTCTGGCCGAAAATCTTGTAGGTGCCGTCGCCCTGCGGTTCGGCACGGGTGCGCACCGCGGCCAGGTCGGAGCCGGCCTGCGGTTCGGTCAGGTTCATGGTGCCGGTCCACTCGCCGCTCACCATCTTCGGCAGGTACATGTCCTTCTGCTCGTCGGTGCCGCGCAGCATCAGCGCCTCGATGGCACCGGTGGTCAGCATCGGACACAGCGAAAAGGCCATGTTGGCCGATTTCCACATCTCCATCACCGCGGTGGAGATCAGCTTGGGCAGGCCCTGGCCGCCGTACTGCGGGTCGCAGGCCAGCGCGGTCCAGCCGGACTCGGCGAACTGGGTGTAGGCGTCCTTCCAGCCCGGCGCGGTCGACACCTGGCCGTCCTTCCACTTGGCGCCTTCCTGGTCGCCGATCTTGTTCAGGGGGGCCAGCACGCCGCCGGCAAACTTGCCGGCCTCGTCGAGGATCGCATCCACCAGATCCGGGGAGACTTCCTCGCATCCGGGCAGGCCGGCCACGCCTTCGAGGTTGGCCAGTTCGCGCATCACGAACTGCATGTCACGGATCGGTGCGGTGTATTGACTCATTTGACTGTTCGCTCCACATGGTTTTGTTGTCGATGCGCGGCCCCTGCAACCGCACCTACTGCGCCTGCCGAGGCAGGTACTACTTCCGGACGAGATATCGGCGGTCGTCGAAGGCCGCCACCCACTCGGGCCGGTACACAACCATCAGCGTGATCACCCCGCCGCTGATCCAGCCCTCGGAGAAACCGAGCAGCAGGAAGTACGGCAGGTAGTCACTTGCCAGAAAAGCGGCCTCGTAGGCGCCCGCCGCCACCATGACGCCCGAGGCCACCAGCCCCTGCAGCATCACGGTGAGCGCGGCGCCGAAGAAGCCGGCGACGAAGACGAAGACGAAGAAATGTGCCGGCAGGAAGCGTTCGATCAGCTTGTGCAGACGGTGGGCCAGTACCACCGGCACCACCACCATCAGCAGGAAGTTGATCGGCCAGGCCTGCCATTCGATGGCGCCGTTGAGCGTGATGCCGGTGAGTGCCAGCGCCAGCGTCACGATGGCCAGTTGCGGCCCCAGGGCCAAGGTGGCGGCCATCGCGCCCATCAGGTGCAGGTTGAGGCCGGGCTTGACCCCGGCCTTCAGGCTCCACATCAGCATCAGGCCTACGGCGAAGCCCAGCAGCAGGTTGAGCTGCGTGCCGGACTTCAGCCGCCCCCAGGGGGCGGTGCGCCACACCAGCCAGCCGACCGCGACCGAAAGCACCAGCGCGGACCAGTGCCAGGTTGCGGAGAAAAGTCCGGCCGACAGATTCATCGCACGCCCCGCCGGGGTCCGGCAGGCCTCACAGCGCCTTGGTCAGCTCCGGCACCACCTCGAACAGGTCGCCCACCAGGCCGTAGTCCGCCACCTGGAAGATCGGTGCTTCCGGATCCTTGTTGATCGCCACGATCACCTTGGAATCCTTCATGCCTGCCAGGTGCTGGATCGCGCCGGAAATACCCACCGCGAGGTAGAGTTGCGGCGCGACGATCTTGCCGGTCTGGCCCACCTGGTAGTCGTTGGGCACGTAGCCCGCATCGACCGCGGCGCGGCTCGCGCCGAGCGCGGCGCCCAGCTTGTCGGCCAGCGGCTCGAGCAGGGCGTGGTAGTTCTCACCGCTGCCCAGCCCGCGACCGCCGGAGACGATGGTCTTGGCCGCGCCCAGCTCGGGGCGCTCGCTCTTGGTGAGTTCCCGGCCAACCAGCCTGGAAACGCCCAGATCGGCGCCAGCGGAGAGATTTTCCACCGCGGCCGATCCGC
Encoded proteins:
- a CDS encoding peptidylprolyl isomerase; translated protein: MKALPSRLALTLMAGLTALAAQAAEPTATVNGKAVPSSRLEVMLTEQRAQGAPDSPQLREAVREELIRREILSQEAAKLGLDKKTDVQAQMDLARQAILIRAYLQDWVKTNPVTDADIRKEYDQIVARMGSKEYNPRHILVETEEAAKDIIAKLRSGAKFEDLAAQSIDPGSKERGGDLGWANPGMFVKPFSEAMVKLEKGEYTAMPVKSDFGFHVIQMQDIRPTKAPAFDEVKPQLQQRMQQQKVEQHIVDLRGKAEVK
- a CDS encoding acyl-CoA dehydrogenase, encoding MSQYTAPIRDMQFVMRELANLEGVAGLPGCEEVSPDLVDAILDEAGKFAGGVLAPLNKIGDQEGAKWKDGQVSTAPGWKDAYTQFAESGWTALACDPQYGGQGLPKLISTAVMEMWKSANMAFSLCPMLTTGAIEALMLRGTDEQKDMYLPKMVSGEWTGTMNLTEPQAGSDLAAVRTRAEPQGDGTYKIFGQKIFITYGEHDLTDNIIHLVLARLPDAPEGVKGISLFVVPKFMVNADGTPGARNDVHCVSIEHKLGIHASPTCVLAFGDNGGAVGTLIGEPNRGLEYMFIMMNEARFAVGMEGLALSERAYQHALQYAKDRVQGTEVGVRGGPKVNILHHPDVRRMLMSMKSQTEAMRALAYVVGAATDMAHMHPDDAVRAQNQAFVDLMIPVVKGWCTENSVDIASTGVQVHGGMGFIEETGAAQHLRDARITPIYEGTTAIQANDLIGRKIAREGGETIKGVIAEMRKVEAELGEAQGEAMAAIRRSLGEGVKALEEAASYIVATYGQDIKAAHVGSVPFLKLFGIVAGGWQMARAALVSARRLEEGSGDAGFYRSKIVTARFYADHVLSQAAGLSYAVVNGAAGALELSEEDF
- a CDS encoding energy-coupling factor ABC transporter permease gives rise to the protein MNLSAGLFSATWHWSALVLSVAVGWLVWRTAPWGRLKSGTQLNLLLGFAVGLMLMWSLKAGVKPGLNLHLMGAMAATLALGPQLAIVTLALALTGITLNGAIEWQAWPINFLLMVVVPVVLAHRLHKLIERFLPAHFFVFVFVAGFFGAALTVMLQGLVASGVMVAAGAYEAAFLASDYLPYFLLLGFSEGWISGGVITLMVVYRPEWVAAFDDRRYLVRK